In the Candidatus Eremiobacteraceae bacterium genome, one interval contains:
- the rpsG gene encoding 30S ribosomal protein S7, translating into MPRKGPVPKRQVLPDPRFNSRTVARFINKIMLAGKKSVAERITYGAMTIVGEKTGKDPMDVFTQAMNNAMPLVEVRPRRVGGATYQVPMEVRPDRRQAMGMRWLIGFARKRPGKTMEDRLAAELLDAANNQGASVKKREDTHRMAEANKAFAHYRW; encoded by the coding sequence ATGCCGCGAAAAGGACCAGTCCCCAAGCGTCAAGTGCTGCCGGATCCGCGATTCAATTCGCGAACCGTCGCGCGGTTCATCAATAAGATCATGCTTGCGGGCAAGAAGAGCGTCGCCGAGCGCATCACCTATGGTGCGATGACCATCGTCGGGGAGAAAACGGGCAAAGACCCGATGGACGTCTTCACCCAGGCGATGAACAACGCGATGCCGCTCGTGGAAGTCCGGCCGCGCCGCGTCGGCGGCGCAACATATCAAGTGCCGATGGAAGTACGGCCGGATCGCCGGCAGGCAATGGGCATGCGCTGGCTCATCGGATTCGCGCGCAAGCGGCCAGGAAAGACCATGGAAGACCGCCTCGCTGCGGAACTTCTCGATGCGGCGAACAATCAGGGCGCATCGGTCAAAAAGCGCGAGGACACCCACCGTATGGCCGAAGCCAATAAGGCCTTCGCGCACTATCGGTGGTAA